The DNA window CGAGGGAGGCCAGGCTGCGCGCGGTGACCGCGACGTCGGCGCCGGCAGCGCTCAATGCCTCGGCGATGCCGCGGCCAATACCTCGGCTGGCGCCGGTGACCAACGCCTTCCTGCCGGCGAGATCGAACAGAGAAGCATTGCGCATGTGATCCTCCTTGCCGGTGTCGGCTTGCGCTTCCATAGCGAGACTATCAGATCAAGTTACATATACAAGCATATACAAACCATTTCGGCTACGCTACTCCTGGCAAAATTCGCTGCACCAGCCGCCGCCGACGACCAGGCGCGCGCGGGGCGATGCAGCGAAACCAATGTTTGAGAACCCGATCGACGGACAGGTGTCTGTCGACCGACCACAGAGGAGCCCGCTCGTGTCGAAAGCTTCAGACATGGTCCGAACCGAAGTCACACGCCTGTCGCCTTACAATTCCGGACTGACCATCGGCGAGGTCATGCAGCGATATGCTCCGGCCAGGATCGCCAAGCTGGGCTCGAACGAAAACCCGCTTGGCCCGAGCCCGACGCTCGCCACGATGATGCAGGCCGGCCCCGAGATGTTCCGGCTCTATCCGGATCCGGCCGGGCGCAAGCTGCGCCAGGCCATCGCAGCCAAATATGAATTCGGCGAGGACCAGATCATCCTCGGCAATGGCTCGGAGGACCTTCTCTCCGTCATCAGCCGTGCCGTGCTGCGGCCCGGCGACGCCGTCGTCACGCTCTATCCGTCGTTCCCGCTGCACGAGGACTATGCGACGCTGATGGGCGCGACCATCCACCGTGTGGCCGTCAACGACGATCTCACGATCAATGTCGACGCCCTGATCGAGGCGGTGCGCGAAAGGCCGCGCTTGCTGATGTTCTCGAACCCTATGAACCCCGTCGGCAGTTGGCTCTCCGGCAGCGATCTGTCGAAGGTGCTGGATGCTGTCGGTGACGAGACGCTTGTTGTCATC is part of the Mesorhizobium loti genome and encodes:
- a CDS encoding histidinol-phosphate transaminase, whose amino-acid sequence is MSKASDMVRTEVTRLSPYNSGLTIGEVMQRYAPARIAKLGSNENPLGPSPTLATMMQAGPEMFRLYPDPAGRKLRQAIAAKYEFGEDQIILGNGSEDLLSVISRAVLRPGDAVVTLYPSFPLHEDYATLMGATIHRVAVNDDLTINVDALIEAVRERPRLLMFSNPMNPVGSWLSGSDLSKVLDAVGDETLVVIDEAYAEYALGEDYASSMPYLCKRDPPWIVLRTFSKAFGLAGLRIGFGIVGDPELRALLDRVRTPFNANGVAQAAALAALADEGHLTKVVALARTERARLEDFLVSKGLEVARSRGNFLFFDCGQDASAFAEGLLREGVIVKPWKQEGFDSYVRVSIGSPAENDHFMAALSQLL